A section of the Malus sylvestris chromosome 17, drMalSylv7.2, whole genome shotgun sequence genome encodes:
- the LOC126609838 gene encoding uncharacterized protein LOC126609838 isoform X1, whose amino-acid sequence MSEDGPKLYANKPKKVIGVLGFIDRFLCFRKTAQLKKFQDQHKGKDFSSPLSPTMAAAQASSPPPPQPPKESFARRYKFLWPLLLTVNLGVGAYLFMRTKRKDIEENVIATVSTTAQTTTTEKPLLPSPTITEPIKLLEPIPEDHQHQLFKWMLEEKRKVKPKDPEEMKHLDEEKAILKQFLRAKCLPTI is encoded by the exons ATGAGCGAAGATGGTCCGAAGCTTTACGCCAACAAacccaagaaag TAATTGGGGTTTTGGGATTTATTGATCGCTTTCTGTGTTTTCGAAAAACAGCGCAGCTGAAAAAGTTTCAGGATCAACACAAAGGGAAGGATTTTTCTTCGCCGTTGTCGCCGACAATGGCGGCGGCTCAGGCTTCGTCACCGCCGCCACCTCAGCCCCCGAAGGAGTCGTTTGCTCGGCGTTACAAGTTTCTCTGGCCTCTGCTCTTGACTGTCAATCTGGGCGTTGGAG CTTACCTGTTTATgagaacaaaaaggaaagacaTAGAGGAAAACGTGATTGCTACAGTTTCAACAACAGCTCAAACAACTACTACTGAGAAACCCCTACTACCTTCACCAACCATCACAGAGCCCATAAAACTGCTGGAACCAATCCCGGAGGATCACCAACACCAACTTTTCAAGTGGATGCtggaagagaaaagaaaggttAAACCAAAAGATCCTGAAGAGATGAAGCACCTTGATGAGGAGAAAGCAATTCTTAAACAGTTTCTCCGGGCGAAATGTCTTCCAACAATCTAA
- the LOC126609838 gene encoding uncharacterized protein LOC126609838 isoform X2 → MSEDGPKLYANKPKKAQLKKFQDQHKGKDFSSPLSPTMAAAQASSPPPPQPPKESFARRYKFLWPLLLTVNLGVGAYLFMRTKRKDIEENVIATVSTTAQTTTTEKPLLPSPTITEPIKLLEPIPEDHQHQLFKWMLEEKRKVKPKDPEEMKHLDEEKAILKQFLRAKCLPTI, encoded by the exons ATGAGCGAAGATGGTCCGAAGCTTTACGCCAACAAacccaagaaag CGCAGCTGAAAAAGTTTCAGGATCAACACAAAGGGAAGGATTTTTCTTCGCCGTTGTCGCCGACAATGGCGGCGGCTCAGGCTTCGTCACCGCCGCCACCTCAGCCCCCGAAGGAGTCGTTTGCTCGGCGTTACAAGTTTCTCTGGCCTCTGCTCTTGACTGTCAATCTGGGCGTTGGAG CTTACCTGTTTATgagaacaaaaaggaaagacaTAGAGGAAAACGTGATTGCTACAGTTTCAACAACAGCTCAAACAACTACTACTGAGAAACCCCTACTACCTTCACCAACCATCACAGAGCCCATAAAACTGCTGGAACCAATCCCGGAGGATCACCAACACCAACTTTTCAAGTGGATGCtggaagagaaaagaaaggttAAACCAAAAGATCCTGAAGAGATGAAGCACCTTGATGAGGAGAAAGCAATTCTTAAACAGTTTCTCCGGGCGAAATGTCTTCCAACAATCTAA